Proteins encoded in a region of the Mercenaria mercenaria strain notata chromosome 1, MADL_Memer_1, whole genome shotgun sequence genome:
- the LOC128555114 gene encoding uncharacterized protein LOC128555114, which yields MWILLLAFLSFSIFPQNSVCTETKPHLEDISKRLQDLENKAAHQESVIEELRKTNSKLCDSNEELRETNTEIRKAILDLRATNAGLKDIIIRGAIKKYVDTCN from the exons ATGTGGATTCTTTTACTGGCATTcttgtcattttcaattttcccTCAAAATTCGGTTTGTACCGAAACCAAACCTCACCTTGAAGACATCTCGAAAAGACTTCAGGATTTAGAAAATAAAG ctgCACACCAAGAAAGTGTTATTGAAGAGCTACGTAAAACTAATTCTAAACTTTGTGACTCAAACGAAGAACTACGTGAAACCAACACAGAAATACGAAAAGCTATTTTGGATCTACGTGCAACCAATGCTGGGCTAAAAGACATAATCATACGAGGGGCTATCAAAAAATACGTAGACACTTGTAACTGA